Genomic segment of Prochlorococcus marinus CUG1433:
ATAATGCTGCTGGATTTTTTTTAAAATCACTTATACGTGTGGCCTCATCCATTAATGATGCACCTCTAATAAATTCAAATATATTTTCATTAATAAGAGATAATGGAAGCAATCCCACAGAGCTTGTAATACTAGTTCTTCCCCCAACCCAATCTTGCAAATTAAATATTTTTAACCAATTTTCAGAAGTGGCTTTTTTAAATAACTTACTATCTTTCATGGTTATAGCTATAGCATTCGAATTCCATTCAAGAGAATTGTTATCGCAGTAACTTTTAATAATGTCCATAGCAATTCTAGGTTCAGGCGTACCTCCTGATTTGCTAACTACTACAAATAATGTTGTTGATAATTTTTCAGATAACTCTTCTAACTTTTCGCTAATTAAAAAAGGATCAACATTATCGATATAAGAAAAATTTAAGCCTCTAGAGCACTTCTGCAGTGACTCTGTAATAAGTAATGGTCCTAAACCACTTCCACCAATTCCTATCCATAGAACATCCGTATACTGCTGATTATTCTTATTATTAATATCTCCATTTAAAATTTGTTTTCCAAATTCAGAGATTGCATTAATATCTGCACTAATTTCCTCTCCTATTTTTGAAGAGGGTGAAATTGATGGATTTCTAAGCCAATAATGCCCAACTTGTCTATTTTCATCAATATTTGAAATTGCACCATTTTCTAATTCTTGTATTGATGAAAAAACATCTATAAATTTATCTTCTAAATTTTTTATCTCTTTACTTGTAAAATTAATTTTGCTTATGTCTAACCAAATATTTAATTTTTTATCAAACCAAAGATAATTACAAAATTTATCCCAAGAGTTTAAATCTCCATTCATATTATATATTTGTTTCTTTTATTTATTATTCAATTATATCTATACGAATAGTACAAAGATTTGAATCATTTAAATTTGTTTAAATTTTTATCTTCAAATAAATATGTTTTTGAATATAAACAATTAAATTTGAGGTTTTTTTTTATTTGATATGAATTTATCATTGGATAAAATAAAAAACTTTGGATAGATCATTTAATTACATAATTTCGCCTGAGTTAACTGAATTTAGAAGATTTTCACCAAAATTAAGAATAGGTGTACTTGCTTCTGGGAAAGGAACTAACTTTCAGGAATTAATTAATCTT
This window contains:
- a CDS encoding glucose-6-phosphate isomerase — protein: MNGDLNSWDKFCNYLWFDKKLNIWLDISKINFTSKEIKNLEDKFIDVFSSIQELENGAISNIDENRQVGHYWLRNPSISPSSKIGEEISADINAISEFGKQILNGDINNKNNQQYTDVLWIGIGGSGLGPLLITESLQKCSRGLNFSYIDNVDPFLISEKLEELSEKLSTTLFVVVSKSGGTPEPRIAMDIIKSYCDNNSLEWNSNAIAITMKDSKLFKKATSENWLKIFNLQDWVGGRTSITSSVGLLPLSLINENIFEFIRGASLMDEATRISDFKKNPAALLSSAWYLTGDGIGKRDMVVLPYRDRLQVFSKYLQQLVMESLGKKFSRNGEVVNQGISVFGNKGSTDQHAYVQQLRDGIDNFFCIFIELLDSPSTNIFDEKENPKEYLSGFLQGTRSALSSENRQSITITLEKLNCFSLGALIALFERAVSFYAELVNINAYDQPGVEAGKKAAANIIEYQQKVCNILDEGGEYSINDITSLFDNSVSEPIFFILREMCFGNDNYLVKGDWSNPNSLVIQKINS